A genome region from Marasmius oreades isolate 03SP1 chromosome 5, whole genome shotgun sequence includes the following:
- a CDS encoding uncharacterized protein (antiSMASH:Cluster_5.6) has translation MFYMHHGDSSPWRAGIKEMKWDANIHPLPLQPPSNQFSLSPCSPNTTLFTILHENMQSKSPMFAGVLVTIISAFVSNATPIIQRDVYVPHITSPNTSTIWTVGSMVNVTWDTSDAPTQIGNRASVQLNEGADFSNLGKLAQDFDLRAGFVEVKVPNVDPASEYSITLFGDSGNRSPLFSIVAPETGKTKRSPNLARDVWDPRITSPIAGTVWVTGMTVNITWSVTGSPFSPHFHP, from the exons ATGTTCTACATGCACCACGGCGATTCTTCACCATGGCGTGCTGGTATAAAAGAGATGAAGTGGGACGCAAACATTCATCCCCtccctcttcaacctccttcgaACCAGTTTTCCCTCTCCCCTTGCTCTCCTAATACGACGCTCTTCACGATTCTACACGAAAACATGCAATCCAAATCTCCTATGTTTGCCGGCGTACTAGTCACCATAATTTCTGCTTTCGTTTCCAACGCTACGCCGATCATCCAGAGAGATGTCTATGTACCACACATCACCTCACCAAATACTTCGACTATATGGACTGTTGGAAGTATGGTGAATGTCACTTG GGACACCTCAGATGCCCCCACTCAAATAGGTAACAGGGCTTCAGTCCAGCTGAATGAAGGGGCCGATTTTTCGAACC TGGGCAAGCTCGCTCAAGATTTTGATCTACGTGCTGGGTTTGTAGAGGTAAAGGTCCCGAATGTTGATCCCGCATCGGAATACTCTATTACCC TGTTTGGTGACTCTGGAAACCGTAGCCCTCTTTTCTCAATCGTTGCCCCGGAAACTGGCAAGACGAAACGATCCCCAAACTTGGCTCGTGATGTCTGGGACCCACGTATCACCTCACCTATCGCGGGCACTGTCTGGGTTACGGGAATGACCGTCAACATTACATGGTCAGTTACTGGCTCTCCATTCTCCCCTCACTTTCACCCATGA